A window from Sphingobacterium hotanense encodes these proteins:
- the gmd gene encoding GDP-mannose 4,6-dehydratase, with amino-acid sequence MKVALITGITGQDGAYLAEFLLKKGYMVHGLKRRSSLFNTDRIDHLYQDPHELGRNFVLHYGDLTDSTNLIRVIQETRPHEIYNLAAQSHVKVSFDTPEYTANADGIGMLRILEAVRLLGLIEHTKVYQASTSELYGLVQEVPQSESTPFYPRSPYAVAKMYAYWITVNYREAYNMFACNGILFNHESPVRGETFVTRKITRAAAKIALGLQDKLYLGNLSAQRDWGHARDYVEAMWLILQQEKPEDFVIATGVTTTVREFVRMAFAELGIEIEFSGKGEAEKAVIIDRDEERLQELGLSAEHIKLGQTVVKVDPQYYRPTEVDLLIGDPSKAQSKLGWKPRYSLDMLVNEMVLSDLKVMQREEYLKKGGFTTLNYFE; translated from the coding sequence ATGAAAGTCGCACTAATTACAGGGATTACGGGTCAGGATGGCGCATATCTAGCTGAATTTCTATTGAAAAAAGGCTATATGGTCCATGGGTTGAAAAGAAGAAGTTCCTTGTTCAACACCGATCGCATCGATCACTTATATCAGGATCCTCATGAGTTAGGGAGGAATTTCGTGCTTCATTACGGTGATTTAACGGATTCTACTAATTTAATTCGCGTGATACAAGAGACGCGCCCGCATGAGATTTACAATCTCGCAGCGCAATCGCATGTGAAAGTAAGTTTTGATACGCCAGAGTACACGGCGAATGCTGACGGTATCGGGATGTTGCGCATCTTGGAAGCTGTTCGTCTTTTAGGCTTAATCGAACATACGAAAGTCTATCAGGCATCAACTTCTGAGCTTTACGGTTTGGTGCAAGAAGTTCCGCAGAGCGAAAGCACTCCGTTTTATCCACGTAGCCCATATGCTGTTGCTAAAATGTATGCATACTGGATTACGGTGAATTACCGCGAAGCTTACAACATGTTTGCTTGCAACGGAATTTTATTTAACCATGAAAGTCCTGTCCGCGGAGAGACATTCGTTACGCGTAAGATTACAAGAGCAGCCGCGAAAATCGCATTGGGATTGCAAGATAAACTCTATTTAGGAAATTTATCGGCACAGCGCGATTGGGGGCATGCAAGAGACTATGTAGAAGCAATGTGGCTTATATTACAGCAGGAGAAGCCGGAAGACTTTGTTATTGCAACAGGTGTGACGACCACAGTGCGTGAATTTGTTCGCATGGCTTTCGCCGAGTTAGGAATTGAGATTGAGTTTAGCGGAAAAGGGGAGGCTGAAAAAGCGGTTATCATTGATCGCGACGAAGAGCGATTGCAGGAATTGGGTCTTAGCGCTGAGCACATCAAGTTAGGACAGACTGTAGTGAAAGTGGATCCGCAATATTATCGTCCGACGGAAGTTGATCTATTGATTGGTGATCCTTCTAAGGCGCAGAGCAAACTGGGCTGGAAACCAAGGTATTCGCTTGATATGTTGGTGAATGAGATGGTTCTTTCGGATTTGAAAGTTATGCAGCGTGAAGAATACTTAAAGAAAGGCGGTTTCACAACTTTAAATTATTTCGAATAA